The genomic window AGCAGACAGACAGCATCTTGTCCTCAGCCAGCCAGTTCCCGTCCTCGCTAGGCTCGTCCCGCGCTTGACCCCACCGATCCCGCGCCGTCAGTGACGGGATCTCCAAAAGCCTTGGCTAGGGGCCAGGATCAGGTCTCTGGGGAACCATTAGGGACATCCGAGGCAGATGGCTTAAACGTTAAAGGGCGTTTGGCTTCCGTCTGGCGGCGGTCCATTGGGCAATGCACCAGCACCCAGCCGTCTCAAGTTCCCTGCCGAGATCCGGCCTGACACTGGTTACGCCTTCGGGCTGCAACCACATTGCGGGCCTCGGAAATTTTGCCTGCCAGAGAAGGGTTGCCATCATGTTCTCCTCCGCGGGATCAAAGACCATGTCGTCATTGCTGATTCaggggatgacgatgattgAAGTCAGAGGTAAAGAGAGAAGACCTCTTCCATTCCCCACAGGACTTGTCAATCCCAAACTCGCTGACAACAACTCACAATGCGCCCAATGAGGGGATTCAGGTAAACAGTATGACGTCGCTTTTCCTATATGTACAATTGCACATGGAGGCGTCGCCCACGTGCTGGCATTTGCTCATCAGCTGCTTGTCTCCAAAACCCGCTGATGCATGCTTCTAAAAGTACAAAAGTCCACAGACTGGTAATAACAGAGTAGGAGTCTTTATATCGTTTCCATCTAAGATTCTTGCCCCCCCGGTGCCCAAACGCCCCTCAAATCATGCATACCCTGCAATTCCTACATTGATGCCATGCTTTGCGCCCCCGTGTCGATGACATGCTCTTCACCTCGCCGTTTTGTCGGCGTCtagtcttcttcctcggcggACTCGgggttgttcttcttctgctgctcctcccaCTCGCGGATCTTGCACTTGTTGGCCTGTTCGCGGTCAAGGTTGGGGAAGACGAGATTGAAGACCTCAGGGTACCAGGCCACaggatggccttgaaggcCTTCCTTGATGTTCTGTTGAAGTTGTTAGTCAGGGGCCAAAATTATAGTAGAAACATAGCGTAGACGTACCTCAGGCAGCTCCAGCCAGTCAGACATGTTGTCCTTGGGGAAGATGATGGTCTTGCAGCCAGCGCGACGAGCGGCAACAGTCTTCTCGCGAAGACCGCCGATACGCAGCACCTTGCCAGTGAGTGTAAGCTCACCAGTCATAGCGACGGTCGGGTCAACAGGGGTGTCGAGGGCGAGGGAAAGGAGCGAAGTAGCCATGGTGATACCAGCCGAAGGACCATCCTTGGAGACGGCACCGTCAGGAACGTGAAGGtgcatcttggccttgtcgaagaAGTGGTTATCGGGGAACTCCTTGACCATGAAAGCCTTGGCAAAGGAGTAGGCGATCGTGGTGGACTCCTTCATGACGTTCTTGAGGTTACCCGTGATCTCGAGGTGCGGCCGCGTCTCTGGTCGAAGGGGAGCCTGCAGAATCGACTCAATGTACATGGCAGCACCACCAAGCTGTGTCCAGGCGAGACCCATGGAGACACCAGGGGGGCTGACGTCGTACAGACGATCCGAGGTGAAGACGGGGGGACCAACGTAGTCGTTGAGGTTGTCCTTGCCGATGACGACGTGGACCGAGTCGGGAACCCGGAGAGGCTTGCGGGGCTTCTCCGTGGCCGTACCAGTCTCGCCAGACTCGGAAGAGCTCTCCACGTCCGACTCCTTACCTGTGCtggccgcctcctccttcttcttctcagcctcctcgagcGCAGACTTGCCCTCCTCGGTCAGGGCGTCCTCCTCAGGGAGAACATCCTCACCGAGCTCCTGAACGATCTTGAGGGCAGACTTGCGGTAGACCTTTTCGATCTGCTTCTTGAGGTTTCGGACACCCGACTCGCGGCAGTACGACTTGATCAGCTCCTCAATGGCCTCCTCACTCAGGACGACGTCGGCATTCTGAAGTCCGGCGGTTTCCTTGGCGGCGGGAGCGAGGTACCGTTGGGCGATGGCCATCTTCTCATCAGCAACGTAGCCCGAGAGGGTGATAATCTCCATTCGGTCGAGCAGAGGTCGGGGGATGGTGTCGGTCATGTTGGCTGTGCACACAAACAAGACCTTGGACAGGTCAACGGGCACGTCCATGTAGTGGTCCAGGAAAGAGCTGTTCTGCTCAGGGTCCAACAGCTCCAGCAGTGCAGATGAGGGGTCACCCTGGTATCCTCGGCCAATCTTGTCAATCTCATCGATCAGGATAAGAGGGTTCTCAGTCTGGCACTTCTTCAGCGCCTGGATCATACGACCGGGAAGGGCACCGACGTAGGTCCTTCGGTGACCCTTGATCTCAGCAACATCGGTAAGACCTCCGACACTGAATCGGTAATATTCTCGGTTGAGGGCTCGCGCAATCGACTTTCCGATACTGGTCTTGCCCACTCCGGGAGGACCGACGAAGCAGAGGATCTTACCCTCGACAGTGCCTCGAAGCTTGCCAACCGCGATGAACTCGAGAATACGGTCCTTGACATCCTTGAGGCCGTGGTGATCCTCGTCCAGGATCTTGACGGCGTTGGGGATGCCAAAGTTCTCGGCGCTCCTCCGACCCCAGGGGATCTGTGTGAGCCAGTCCAGGTAGTTCCTCGTCACGTTGAACTCGGAAGCAGCAGTCTCGAGGTGAGCAAGCTtgttgagctcctcgtcaaagacCTTGCGCACGGCATCGGGCATGGCGAGCTtgttggccttctccttgaacttCTCGACCAGCTTGTCCTTACCGTCCGACTCGAGGCCTAGCTCACGGCGGATACCCTTCATTTGCTCCATAAGCCAGTACTCGCGCTGTCTCTTGCTGATCTTGTTCTCCACATCCTTACTAATCTTGGACTGTAGCTGGGCATTCAtgagctccttcttgagcaCCACCAGGGCCTTCTGCATCCTCTCCTCCACATTGAGACATCCCAGGACCTCCTGCAGCTCCTTCTGCTCGCCCGACGACACGGCGGCGGCAAAGTCGGCAAGCTTGGCGGGTTCTGATGTCACGTTTCCGGTGGACTGGCTCATGGAAAAGGTCGAGATTTGGTCACGGAAGAGGTTGTTCATTGTGGCCACCTCCTTGAAGACGTTGACGATCTCGTTGGTGACGGCGCGGATAACAGGGCTCTTGGGGTCGTATGGCTCATCGACAAGGTTCTCGACGTTGACCAGGCTGACGGGGTATCTCTTGAGGAACGAGGTCGGCTCGTACTTCTCTGCGGTCTGgtcgggcttcttctccacagCACTCTCCTCGAAGCTGGCGACGACAtcgcccttcttctcttgcgtagcctcctcctcggcgggcTTCTGGGGAATGGGTTCGGGTGTAGGCTCGGTCTTGGAATCggtcttcttggcagcatcTTGGCCACCGGGAGGCAGCAAGCTGGATAATCGGATACGTCGATGAGGGTAGAGGATGGCGGTCAGAGCTCCCTCTTGGCCGTGGATAGGGAATGCACTTGTGATTTGGGCAAAGACACCTACGTCGTAGACATCGTCGGGGTTTCGGAtgacatcctcgtcctcgttctcgtccttgaaCAAGAAGGCGCCGACATAGGGTTGCCCACGCTTGATGGACTCGGTGATTGCGTTGGCCACATCGGGGTCCTTGATGGTAATCGCCTTATAGAAACCAGGGAAGAGCGGCCGTCGGGCAATGGGGATGGCCAAGACCTGGGGATAGACCTCGGGAACCACAGGCTTCTGGAGAGCCTTCTCGGCGGACGACTTTCGACCGCGTCGGCCTCCGTCACCGCCGTCGCTCCCGGAACCAGATCCTGCAGAACCTCCAGCCGCACTCCCGGCCTTTCCGTCTTGTGATTGACCTCCGGCGTCATTCTTGCCAGAGCCAGGTGAGTCAGGCCCTGGATTTCTCGATTCGGCCGAAAGCttgtcctcggcctccttccGCTTGTTCTCCAGGTTCGCctgggcctcctcctcggacAACGGCTCGGTCAATGGTTCTATAGCGGACTCGAAGAAGCCTTTGTCCTTGctgtccttctcctttccGAGGCGTGCGGCCGTGGAGAAGGCGGCGGAGGCTAACCGCGGCTGAATGGCGGGCAGCCGGCGAGCGCAGATGTGACGGTTTCGGTAGGCGGGCGAAGAGGTCCATCGAGCGGCGATGGCTTCGGAAGAGACTCGGGATGCATGGGCGGCAGAGcgctcgaggatgaggcggCCGGAGAGGCGTGAACGCGGGATCATGTTGGGCGTGGTCTAGGCAGACGAGCGAGGACGGAGCTGGAGATGATTAGAAGCTAAGAGCCCCGCGATGGGCCGTTCTTTGGAGGGGGGGACAAGGCAATTAAGAAGGGGAAGAATTatgagatgaaggagagaaagaggaTTGAGAAGAGATTCTATCAGGGGTGGCAGGTAGAGGTTCTGTTGGCCGCAATTGTGCGCATCGCCGCTTCGGCTTGGCTCAAGTTGTGGTGGAGGCGACTTAATAATGTCTTATGGCGACGTCGGACTTAACGTCGACATCATCCAAAATTTCGAGTCGAATGGAACAGAACCATGAGCTTCCATCGGGAGAATATCGGATGCCGAAGCTGTTGCCCACTTGCCCACCCGTCGGCCAATCTCGGCTTTTAATGGCGGATTTCTTATCAGATTGCGATATTCAGTTACCGGGGCTCGCGTGCCGTTATGGTGATGATAGTATCAAGGTATAGATGGAGTATATAGTAGTTTTACTTATCATGGTGGTTAATAGTGAGGTTTCTTTTCATGGTTGTCAAGCATATCAAAGTTGAAGCGTCAGTGCTCAGTGCAACATGATATGGTGATGAATCAGCCTTGACATAAACATGACCATGCCAGAGATGGGCAATCTTCATTTCTATCTTAACATTTTTGTTTATAGAGTGAGAGCCTGTTTTCACTTTGGagctttcttctttttcttttttgagGAAATGATCTCACGTTGCGTATGTTACTCTTTGAAGTCGCATTTCATGATCTGTGAAAGAGCTGATGTCGTTGTATTCAGCGCGCAATTGTAGGCTATTCCCCCAGAAAGATCATAAACTATCCTAAGATTCAATAAAGCATATGCGCATCAAGAGACCAGAAAACCCATAGAATTCAAGAAGGATAGCATGTCCTGCAAAGTAAACGAAACAGGAAAGAAtgctgccatcaccatcatgacTACCCTACACCTTCTCCGCAAACTCAATTCAGGCAtcattttctcttcttcaagccCGAACACTGAACTGCCATCATCAATAACGGCCATTCAAACTCGCATGCTCCAGTCTCAATTATAGCCAGACTTTTATAAACATCGCAAAGTCGACCTCTTTCTCGCAACGACCCGCCGCCATGTCTGACGACGCTGACGTTTCGGCctccatcaacaagctcTCCATCACAAGCAACAAGGAACCAACTCAAACCAAAGAGCCTGTACCAAAGAAAAAAGCCAAGAAAGTCGTGGCAGACTCatgggaggatgaagacgtcTCCGACTCCGAGCCCGAAGCAGAGTCTGACAAGGCTGATGAGCTGACGCCCAGCGCAACGcctgcaccaccacctccgacTCCCATGTCACCCGTTGGAGGGTCGGCGTGGACGCCTCCAGAGGACGCGCCCGGTCCCAGAGTCGCCGGAGAATCAGCCAAGCGGCCCGAGAAGACGGACGCTGTGGCCCGACGGATGATTGCTGCCGGGCTGGGCCTCAAGGCGCCCAAGCAGACCGAGGAGCAGCGGGCTTATCAGAAGAGCATCCGtgagcaggagaagaagaagcgggaGCAGGAGCGCGAACAAGAGAAGAAGCGACAAGAGGAGGCTGACAAGGCAAAGGCCGCTATCTGGGATGACTAGGCGAGGCTGGCCCTAGACAAACATCACATAGACATGGTTAGGACATGAGAATAGCATTGGTCGAAATTCGATTCCTTGGCAACTCAATCTCCGCAACCCTGCTCCATGACAAGAATACAATCTCCTGATGCTCAAAAGCTGCTTACAATATCGCTGAATAATTTCGGAGACATTTCGACCCTGAGGCGGCTCAACCTCCCAGCGTGCCGCGGGCCTTGCTCCAGCCTCTCCTCGCCAAAGTCGAAGCGTATCGCCAGATTGGGACAGGCAACCAATTGGCGCCTCAAGAATATCCCCCACAACTCCTCCTTAGTCAGTACACGCGCGGCTACATCTACCCTTTCATGTGTATTTCCTCAAGGCCTGTAGAGCGGATTGTGATCGGGGATGATTGTGCCGATTGAAGGAGGGTTGGACGATCCTCTCACTTCATCCTGACGTGGAGTTGCGGATCCTGGTGTTGATGATTATGAATCGTCCATGAATGCTTTGAAAGAACGGGATTAGGAAACGGAGTTGAGGCTATAGAGACGGGTTTCAGAGAAGCTGAAAGGACATGAATCAGATACAGCTGATGTATTTAAGACTGCTTGGGTTGTGAGAGAATGGAGAGGAGCATCACCAGATAACTCAGCACTTGAACAACCAGAACCGGCACCGAATACCATACTCCCCTTATCAAGCAAAGAAATCAACCAACATGTCTGACCTCAAGCCCATCACCGTCTATGTCCATGGTTAGCCTTTAGCACCTCCGCTACGTTACGGCTCTAACACTACACAGGCAGGGGACCCAACCCCAAGAAGGTtaccatcctcctcgaggagctAGGTATCCCCTACACAGCTGTGCGGACACTCCCAAAATGCCATACTCCTATACACTAACATGACTTGACAGGTCGAAATCCCCAACCCTAAGGCTGAGTCGTTTGTCAAGATCAACCCCAATGGCCGTGTCCCCGCCATCGAGGACCCAAACACGGGCATCACCATCTGGGAATCTGGCGCCATCCTCGAGTACCTCATCGAAAAGTACGACAAGGACCACAAGTTCTCGTTCGACACCGAGCCCGAGAAGTGGTACCTGAAGCAGTATCTGCACTTCCAGATGTCTGGACAGGGGCCTTACTACGGCCAGGTAGGTAGCAGATACCCTGTAGAGAACTCATGACTGACAAACAACGAGACCATGTGGTTCCATTTCTTCCACAAGGAACAGGTCGAGTCGGCTAAGGAGCGCTACGAAGAACAAATGGTCCGCGTTGTCGAGGTCCTGAACAATATCCTTGAGGGCAAGGAGTATCTCGTCGGCAACAAGTAGTGAGTCCCCAACAATGACATTTCCCCCAACGGAGCAAATACTAAACTCTATGAAGCACTTATGCCGATCTTGCCTTTATCCCCTGGAACACGGTCATCCCTATCGCTGGTGACGTGTGGAAGAAGTTTGATATTGAGAACAAGTACCCCAACTTCGTTGCATGGCACAACCGCCTCATGGCCAGACCAGCTGTGGCCAAGATCCTGACTCCTCCAACTGAGGAGAAGTAATCGTGGCAAAGAGGTTAGGCTGTTGGGGATGTACAGGGTGTCTGGAAGCCAGTGTGTAGTAATATGGATAGCTGTCACTCACGATGAATATCAAGTTGGTTAGAATGCCCGCCTCATTTCTGGTGTCTCTTGTTTGGATCATGTAGCTCTCCTCCAACTCTCCACGTTACAAAGGAATTTCAACGCAGCCGGTTATCTGGCAGTTTTGTATCACAATCTGAGCACTATCAAGGATAGAGGCACTTTATTCGTGGAGCAATCGCGGGCATGCCGCAGGTATCATTGTCATTTCTCAATCTCAAGTTGCCGTTTGGCGATGCTCTCAACTTTTCGTCTCCGCTCGCTAGCAAATTGCTTCGTTTGTCGCGATGCCCTTTTGGTTCCAGGACAAGTCGCCGTGGAGCGAGTAAACCAGTTGCCAACCATCATTGCCGGCATGATGCCATCATGCCAACTATATATGTCGGCTCAAACAATCCTCTCCCGTCTTTGACTCCGTGTATGGTCATTGCCTTCAGATAGGCAGACTTTTGATGTTTCTTGTTTTCGTTGACATTGGTATCTTTCTCCCCAAACATCCATCCCACCATGTCCCAAAACATCCTTTCCTTCTCATTCGGCAACCAGGGGTATTCTTCGTTTTTTTTGTCTTCAGCTTTTCGTTGCATGACTGGGTGGGTATAATGAGCGGGCGTCAAGTCATCAAAAGAGAACCCCCGATTCCGATAACcacaagaaaaaaagcagAATAAATAAATGCAGCAAAATCAAAAACCAGTAACAGAGCACTCAGACACAGTCGAGCAAAACAAAACATGACAAGACGTAAACCGACCGATGCACAAGTCGACGTTCCAGGGTATTTTACGCCAGGGTATATCCAGCCGGGGTATTTGCATGTAGAGGTTCTAACACGGGGGAATCTAACGGAAAGGCCCAATAGGGGCGGGGTATCCTGAATTCATAGAATGAGATGTGGAAGGGCGCCCGCTGTCGCCGGACGCGCGGGTGCTGTGGCGAGGCGTGATGTCGCCGGGCTGAGGAATCGACAGCTTGTTGTCGATGTGGGTGCTGTAGGGTCGTGGCGCCCACGggttgtcgtcgtctggAAGGTTCACGCCGCTGTCGTTCCAGGGGTTTCGATCAGCGTTGAAGCTGCGGGTTGACTCGATTGATATGAGCGAAGACTTGGACACGTTGCTGGAGCCCTTGAAGAAGTTGTTGGCCGAGTGCGAGCTGTTCTTTCTGCGAtccaagaaggaagagatcgACGTCATGCTGCCGGGCTTTCGGAGACGGTCGAGGATGCTGCTTCGTTCGCGGGCGACGTCATCACCGAAGCCAGTCTTGACGGGGGAGTCAGTAGCGACGGGGGCCGGAGCATGCTGAAGAAGCTTAGAATCAAAGTACTGCAGAGAGTCCTCGAACGAGTCCGACTTGGGGCGAGGGAGAGCGCCCTTAACGATGTTCACCTCGGCCCCAGAAGTCGCGAACTGCGATTGCATAAAGTCCATGGCATCGCGGAGACCACCAGCATTGTTGCGGGTAAAACCCCAAAGCAGAGTGACTGTAGGAGATCCATCCTCAGTGAGCTCATCAGGGTTCTGGTGGATGGTAAGCTCAACCTCGTGCTGGCTCTTCAGCTTGGGCACAAGGTCATGGGCAAACTCGGGAGACTCGAGAAACTTGATCAGCTCAGGGCTTCTAGCAAGAACGAGTTCATGCTTGTCAGGAACCATGCCCAAGAACTCGTCAACGCAGTGGGGAACCTGCCACTGAGGGCCATTCACGGTCACCTCGTCGCTGGCCTGCTCGGTACTGGGGAAATTGATCTTGCAGTTGTACTTCTGCTCGAGCTCGTCAATCTCCGGAAGCCTGGCAATGAGCTGGCGATGGTAGAGTCGATCAACACTGACGATCTGAGAGGTATACTCGGAGTCCTAAACCGGCATTAGAATTGACAAAAACAATAATTTGGACCTCACTTACAGCGCGGTCAACCATCTCCAGGATCTCGTTCTTGACAGCGTCGAGGTTCTGTGCGTTGCGAGCTGGGGTGCGGCAGATAACATTATCCACCTtgatgtcgtcgtcctctCGTCCCATACCACCTACGAAATATTAGTTTGGGTATTAGATACGCTGATGAGGAGCATTACCTCTGTCCATAGCGTTGGAGAATTTGACGAAGACCGAGTGCTTCTTCATAATTCGCTGAATGTGCTGTCCACCAATGCCAATGATGCGCTTGTGATACTGATCAGGAACGTGGAACGAGATGGATGCGGGCATCTCCTGCTCAACCAGCGTCAGACCCTGCTTCATGGAATCGTAGCTTGCCGCCATGACATCGATGTTGAAGTTGTACTCGTTGAAGCCATCGAAAATGATCTGGACATTGCTCTGCCCCATgatcttgttgatcttgccGTTCTTCTTGCCACTGACGAATTCCTTGTGCTCATTGGCAAGCTCAATCTTGACACGGATCTGATATTGAGCCTGCGCAACAAACTTGATGTCCGAGATAACCTCAAGGGCAGACTTGACAGCATCGTCGGAGCCAGTGATGGCAAAGTTCAGTTTGTCAAACGAGAGATCGGCATCCGAATTGGCGCAAATATCAACAAGCATAGCCCTGATGTCAGCTGGGTTGGGAAGCTGCCTAGCCTCGGGATGTTGCATGTACCACCCGGCGCTGTAGAACTGGCCGGCCTGTCGCATTGTTAGTCAACTCAAATCGAAAGTAGAGGATCTTGCCACTGACCAGGGACATGATTTCCCTAACAGTTCGCTCTACGTGCAGACCCTCGCTGCCTTGGACTCTCACCATGTTCCGCTGGCTTGCCAGAGGGGGGAACATGATGTAGGTGCCGTTAGCCTCGAGAATCTTGCGGACCTTGTCCAAACGGCCAAGCAGAATGCTGTCAATCTTAGCGGCAGGGATGGTCACGTCCTTAACGTAGAGCCTGATCCGCTGGACCGTCTCATGGAGCTTCTGCTTGGCGAGCTCGATCGCCTGGGGAGTTTCACCGGTGATGAAGACATCCGAGGGATCACGGCGAGTAGCGTTGGGGGGACAGTAGCGGTACATTTGCGAGAACGGAGGTGGGAAGTAGATGGCGGTCCCGGTGGACGACTCGATGAGTTTGATGTTTTTGCGGTGACGTCCGCAGACGAGCTGGTGGCAGGACAATTCAAGCTTGGTTCCATCGACAATACggccaagctggagaagTGTTAAACTTTGCAAATAAAACGTTGACGAGGGAGAATCTGTACCAGCGTATCAATGTGAATCAGGACCCGAGCCTTGGCATGCTCTGACGACAAGATGTCGCCGTAGATGGCGACTCTCCATCGCTGATCCATCCGCAATTCGGAATCACCAGTCATGCCATCCACGACAGGGGTGAGCTTGGggccgagaaggaagatATCGACGCCGCAGTAGCTCGAGATGTAATCCAGGGTATCGGTAACGGGCTTCTTGAGCACTCCAGCATTGAGATCGCAAACGAGTtgaccatcaacatcaattGTGGTGCAACGCTACGGGGAGAAGTCAGAAGAGGTTTGCCAGCATGCCACAGACGGGCCTGGTGCGAGATCAATCGAAACCTACGAGAGAAATGGGGGTATCATTCAAAATGGTCTCTCGGCTCTTGTGGACCAGCTCTGGAGAGCCCGAGAGACAGACGGTGGTGACCTGCTGGCCCTTGCCGTTCTTGGGCGTGGTCGAAAGGACATGAGCCTCGATGGGTAAGGGCCCGTTGGAGAGGTCGCGGCACAGCCTTCGGAGGTTGTTCAGGTTCTGTCCATGGACGGGCAGCTCGTGAATCTGGACGTCGTCCGGCGCGTCCTCGGGGTGCGTCCATCGCAGGACGGCGTCAGTGGTCGCGTGAAGAATGTCCTCGGTGTCGGGGCCCGCAAGATCGGAAGCGAATGGGACGTTGAACGAGTAGTGGATCGTGGCATCGGCGGCTTGAGGGGAGGCGATGGGCTGACCGGGTTGGGCGGCGTTCTTGGGGTGGTTGAGGGCATTCATGGGCATATTGGGATTGGGACGGCCCATTCCGAAATTGGGTGTCATTCTTTCCGACCAGTGACGCATGTTTGCCAACTTATTCATGATGGGGAGCGAGGTGaaggcgtcgtcgtcgtcgtccgagGCGTGGGCGGCGACGGTCGGCGAAGGTGGAGGTGGACGGGAGCGAGGACGGCGGCGGGaggtggagaagaagcaagagAGAGAACCTGACCTGACCTGACCAGGAaaaagatgagatgagggCAATGATAAAAGGGAAAAAGGGTATCGAAGAAGCTGGGCAAGAAACGGTGGGGAGGGGGAAGGGGGCAGGGGGGAAGGggggaagaaagaaagatggtggtgtttgTGAGCTCTTTCCAAGTCtgacgagggagagggagaaggaaggagagggagggtTACGAAGGTCAGGTAGGTAGGTGAGAGAGGTGGAGGGAAGGATGGAGCGGAGATGCACTACGTACCTACAGTACAGTTCTGGCAGCAAAAAGCGAGGAACCTCAAGTCAGCAGGACGTGCTCTGTCGAGGACAGGACATGGAGGCCAAGGTGGAGAGGCCAAGGCAATTCAGAAGCTGTGAGTGGCAGAGTAGAGGCATGGAGATACAGCTAGGGGAGGTACCTACAGCCCCTACGTACCCAGTGGCTGCGATTTACCTGGGGGAGAGTTCCATAAAAGACAGCCCCCCCGGTACATGCGCCGCCTGTGAGTGCCCTGTAAGGCCGCCCGACACAGCGAGCTCAGCTCATCCATCGACCAGCCCGAGACAAGAAACAGCCAGAGAGTGGAGCGGGAGTGGGATGAGATACGCACCTCAGTCCGTCAGCGCGAGAGGCATGAGTACAGCATGCAGAGCCCGGGGGGAGAGGTGCACTCCCGTATGCAAGTTGGACCCAGTGGTTGTGCGTATGAGGGCACGAGCACGCCTGTCCGAGTGCGCTGAGAAGCAGAAGCCAGTCTGAGTGGATTTTGCAAGGGCATGGATAAACGACAGCCACTGTGAgcagccaccaccaccactaccaAGGGCAAGCAGAGAGGTTCTGATCGCACAGATCTTGGAATCTGGTCGCTTCAGTTGAATCCCCAAGTACGCCCAATCACGTACCGCCAGCGTGAGAACTCTACTCTTCTTACCCGGGGCTAGGGCACTCTCGCTCGCAATAGACAAGTCACCAACCACGACGACCAACCCCAATGACGACAAGGTGAACAGCAGCGGGATCGCTGCCGGCCTTCGGTGACCTTCGAACGGCAACGAAGCGGCCCCCCCCCCtagggcatggcatggcatgggcgCGCTTTGCGTTCTGGGCGGTGGGGGGCACCATCAGCCCAGGTGCCAGGCGAGGAGGCACCTCCTGCAGCCTCTGTCGTTGCACTGGCGGCGGCTCTCCAAACGGGACACGGGAGACAGGCTCCCCGGGGACGGGATTCAAACCGACTGCGTTCCAGAGAGCCCTAGTGGACAGCCGGAGGACTTCGGCAATGGTCCAGCACGCACAGCTTTGGAGGGAGAGGCATCTTGACCAGCTCAGTCAAGACACAAGGTAGGAATACCCAGGTCATCCACCAAGCCGCTAGCTGGGATCACGTACCGTTGTCTTGGATGCTAACACCAACTCAGCTTAGATGGAGGACCACCTAGCTGCACGGGAATGGGGTCGTCTCCGCTGACATTCGTCCACACCAACAGGTTATCGTCAGGCCTTGCAGCATCTAAAGTGATTGTTTCTGCACAACCATGTTCCCGAGCATAAACAGGAGAGAGACAGACGGTAAGAAAAAGGAGATCCATCAAGCTGCAACTCTAGAGATGCCGGGATGCATGCTTGCCCAAGAATTGCCATCTCTCGTCAGCCGTATCTCGCTCGGTAGCGTGTCTTGGCTAAAGCTTCGATCACACGGCGTCCCCACACGACCAGGCCTCGTCTGTGTGACTTGTCTGCGACTTGCCTGTGACTTGTCCAAGGGTGAGGGAGCGAGTTGATTTGAGGTTGGCCCATGCAGGCCCAGCTCTTCTCTCCACGAGCCCGGTATCAGCTTGTCCACTAGCAACTCGTCGTTCAACATGTCAACTTGCAAGGCACCTTGTTTGACCGGTACTGTGGTGATCGATCATCATGGACGGGTATGTACTTGAACAAGGGAGTCGGCTTCCAGCATCGCGAGCTGCTCAAGGGAGCCGGCATTCTTGGGTTTGTCTGTGGCGGGACAGGGTCTGGACTGTCGAACGTGCGCGCCTGCGCGTCCTTGCATC from Fusarium falciforme chromosome 2, complete sequence includes these protein-coding regions:
- a CDS encoding Lon protease-like protein, mitochondrial translates to MIPRSRLSGRLILERSAAHASRVSSEAIAARWTSSPAYRNRHICARRLPAIQPRLASAAFSTAARLGKEKDSKDKGFFESAIEPLTEPLSEEEAQANLENKRKEAEDKLSAESRNPGPDSPGSGKNDAGGQSQDGKAGSAAGGSAGSGSGSDGGDGGRRGRKSSAEKALQKPVVPEVYPQVLAIPIARRPLFPGFYKAITIKDPDVANAITESIKRGQPYVGAFLFKDENEDEDVIRNPDDVYDVGVFAQITSAFPIHGQEGALTAILYPHRRIRLSSLLPPGGQDAAKKTDSKTEPTPEPIPQKPAEEEATQEKKGDVVASFEESAVEKKPDQTAEKYEPTSFLKRYPVSLVNVENLVDEPYDPKSPVIRAVTNEIVNVFKEVATMNNLFRDQISTFSMSQSTGNVTSEPAKLADFAAAVSSGEQKELQEVLGCLNVEERMQKALVVLKKELMNAQLQSKISKDVENKISKRQREYWLMEQMKGIRRELGLESDGKDKLVEKFKEKANKLAMPDAVRKVFDEELNKLAHLETAASEFNVTRNYLDWLTQIPWGRRSAENFGIPNAVKILDEDHHGLKDVKDRILEFIAVGKLRGTVEGKILCFVGPPGVGKTSIGKSIARALNREYYRFSVGGLTDVAEIKGHRRTYVGALPGRMIQALKKCQTENPLILIDEIDKIGRGYQGDPSSALLELLDPEQNSSFLDHYMDVPVDLSKVLFVCTANMTDTIPRPLLDRMEIITLSGYVADEKMAIAQRYLAPAAKETAGLQNADVVLSEEAIEELIKSYCRESGVRNLKKQIEKVYRKSALKIVQELGEDVLPEEDALTEEGKSALEEAEKKKEEAASTGKESDVESSSESGETGTATEKPRKPLRVPDSVHVVIGKDNLNDYVGPPVFTSDRLYDVSPPGVSMGLAWTQLGGAAMYIESILQAPLRPETRPHLEITGNLKNVMKESTTIAYSFAKAFMVKEFPDNHFFDKAKMHLHVPDGAVSKDGPSAGITMATSLLSLALDTPVDPTVAMTGELTLTGKVLRIGGLREKTVAARRAGCKTIIFPKDNMSDWLELPENIKEGLQGHPVAWYPEVFNLVFPNLDREQANKCKIREWEEQQKKNNPESAEEED